One window of the Hypanus sabinus isolate sHypSab1 chromosome 13, sHypSab1.hap1, whole genome shotgun sequence genome contains the following:
- the LOC132403389 gene encoding coiled-coil domain-containing protein 63-like: MVYWKEWKIKGVNTVGDLYENEIFMKEWKIKGVNTVGDLYENEIFMSYVDLQRKYNFVDKGNFWKRELNQLQHDHNTLVTNLALVTSSQRVQKDINDSALIRTLIQSKEEYDCLAEQEKNLIARLDAQIKEQEEKIIKLKMSVGGIGKVQQRRRHLQKQIQTLENQLNLATVKFNSILAENCKLREEMNSLRANKEIYTKLYNKLSAKLQGQKKIMRDIVEDSIQAYDQRMEAESRINAVKEKSAKDFLLYNTEIKELMRIIDHETKLKEFMLIKFRQFSKEGRLFHSL, encoded by the exons ATGGTGTACTGGAAAGAATGGAAGATTAAAGGTGTAAATACAGTAGGTGATCTCTATGAGAATGAGATTTTTATGAAAGAATGGAAGATTAAAGGTGTAAATACAGTAGGTGATCTCTATGAGAATGAGATTTTTATGTCATATGTGGATTTGCAGAGGAAATATAACTTTGTAGATaaagggaatttctggaa ACGAGAGCTAAATCAATTGCAGCATGACCACAACACTCTAGTGACAAACCTGGCCCTTGTCACATCGTCTCAGAGGGTACAGAAGGACATTAACGATTCAGCGCTGATAAGGACATTGATTCAAAGCAAAGAGGAGTATGACTGCCTTGCTGAGCAGGAGAAGAATCTAATTGCTAGGCTTGATGCTCAG ATAAAAGAACAAGAAGAAAAAATTATTAAGCTCAAGATGTCCGTCGGCGGCATTGGGAAAGTTCAACAACGGCGAAGACATTTGCAGAAACAGATACAAACTTTGGAGAATCAACTAAACCTG GCGACTGTGAAGTTTAACTCTATATTGGCTGAAAACTGCAAACTCCGTGAAGAAATGAATAGCCTGAGAGCTAACAAAGAGATTTACACAAAACTATATAACAAACTCAGTGCAAAATTACAGGGACAAAAGAAGATAATGAGAGATATTGTTGAGGATTCTATACAAGCTTATGACCAACG GATGGAGGCAGAGTCGAGGATAAATGCTGTGAAAGAAAAAAGTGCAAAAGACTTCCTCCTGTACAACACAGAGATAAAGGAACTAATGCGTATTATTGATCATGAGACAAAACTTAAGGAATTCATGCTGATTAAATTCCGACAATTTTCAAAAGAAGGTAGACTATTTCATAGCCTATAA